The Manihot esculenta cultivar AM560-2 chromosome 1, M.esculenta_v8, whole genome shotgun sequence genome has a window encoding:
- the LOC110614716 gene encoding hydroquinone glucosyltransferase — MAETQKQPTHVALLPSPGMGHLIPLVELAKRLVFQHNLSVTFIVPTDGPPSEAQKSVLESLPTTISYTFLPAVDMSDLPTDAKIETIISLTVARSLPSLRQALKSLVESRRLVALVVDLFGTDAFDVAREFNISPYIFFPSTAMALSLFFWLPKLDGMVSCEYRELEEPVNIPGCKPIHGKELLDPVQDRKNDAYKWLLHHTKRYRLAEGVMVNSFVDMEGGAIKALQEEEAGAKPPVYPVGPLVNMGSSSEGEESECLKWLDEQPHGSVLYVSFGSGGTLSYDQINELANGLEMSQQRFLWVVRSPSDGVANATFFSVQSQKDPYDFLPKGFLDRTKGRGLVVPSWAPQAQVLSHGSTGGFLTHCGWNSILESVVNGVPLIAWPLYAEQKMNAVMLTEDIKVALRPTRNSQNGLIERQEISKVVRSLMEGEEGKKVRNRMKDLKEAADRVLTQEGSSAKALSALALKWKNQICN, encoded by the coding sequence ATGGCTGAAACCCAAAAACAACCTACCCATGTAGCTCTGCTACCCAGTCCCGGGATGGGTCATCTCATTCCTCTTGTTGAATTAGCTAAGCGACTCGTTTTTCAACATAATCTCTCCGTCACCTTCATTGTCCCAACCGATGGTCCTCCTTCTGAGGCCCAAAAATCAGTTCTTGAATCGCTTCCTACCACCATAAGCTACACATTTCTCCCTGCAGTTGACATGAGTGATCTCCCTACAGATGCTAAGATAGAAACTATAATTTCTCTCACGGTGGCACGCTCTCTCCCTTCTCTTCGCCAAGCGTTAAAGTCTCTTGTTGAAAGTAGAAGACTTGTAGCCCTGGTGGTTGATCTCTTTGGAACCGATGCATTTGATGTTGCTCGAGAATTCAACATCTCTCCCTacattttctttccttctactgCAATGGCTTTGTCTTTATTCTTTTGGTTGCCAAAGCTAGATGGGATGGTTTCCTGCGAGTACAGGGAGCTGGAAGAACCCGTAAACATACCCGGTTGCAAACCGATACATGGGAAGGAATTGCTCGACCCGGTTCAAGATAGGAAAAATGATGCCTACAAGTGGCTTCTTCACCATACAAAGCGGTATAGACTAGCTGAGGGTGTTATGGTGAACAGTTTCGTGGACATGGAAGGAGGAGCCATAAAGGCTTTGCAAGAGGAAGAAGCCGGCGCTAAGCCACCCGTTTACCCGGTTGGTCCGCTAGTGAACATGGGTTCAAGTAGTGAAGGTGAGGAATCAGAATGTTTAAAGTGGCTAGATGAGCAACCACATGGCTCTGTTCTGTACGTGTCATTTGGAAGCGGCGGGACCCTCTCTTACGATCAGATAAACGAATTGGCTAACGGGCTGGAAATGAGCCAGCAACGATTTTTGTGGGTTGTGAGGAGCCCCAGCGATGGAGTCGCCAATGCTACTTTTTTTAGCGTGCAAAGCCAAAAGGACCCTTATGATTTCCTACCAAAAGGGTTCTTGGATAGGACCAAAGGGCGGGGTCTAGTTGTGCCATCATGGGCACCACAGGCACAAGTGCTGAGTCACGGGTCTACAGGAGGGTTCTTAACCCACTGTGGATGGAATTCCATCCTTGAAAGTGTGGTGAATGGCGTCCCACTAATTGCCTGGCCACTCTACGCTGAGCAAAAAATGAACGCTGTGATGTTAACTGAGGACATCAAAGTGGCCCTGAGACCAACAAGAAATTCTCAAAATGGCCTGATCGAAAGACAAGAAATTTCAAAAGTAGTGAGAAGCCTAATGGAAGGCGAAGAAGGAAAGAAGGTCCGCAACAGAATGAAAGACCTAAAAGAGGCAGCTGACAGAGTTCTCACCCAAGAAGGCTCATCTGCAAAGGCACTCTCTGCGTTGGCTCTCAAGTGGAAGAACCAAATTTGcaactaa